The nucleotide sequence CCGCCATGATCTGAAGACCTCGGGTTCGATAGCTTTGTTTTGACCCGCTTAATCTATCAGTAACCCTGTTCCCCGCAAAGGTCCCAGGCCCTTCCGCGGCTCAGTTCGCGGCGTTGTTCATGTCCCAAAATGAAAAAACGGCCCCGTTCCCATGCGGAACAGGGCCGTAAAATGGGCGGGCGACGAACCCCGCCCGGGAGCTATCAGGTGCTGCTGGTGCGCTGCGGTTCTTCCACGATAGAGAAACGCACGCCCGCGCGATGACGGTTTTCTTCGGAGACGACACGCCAGGCATCCTCGGCCTCCTTGCGGGTCTTGAACGGACCCTGAACCTGAGCCGAGCCTTCCACGAGTTTGTGGAAGTTCATCGAGCCGAACTCACCGCCAATCACCCAGAAATTGCTGCCGCTCATTTGAGTCTCCGTCCGTTAGCTTGAAGTGCAATAGACCGTTCTGTGAACATGATCGTTTCGGAAAATCAATCCACTTCCCGGTTCATGCTCGGCATTTCAGCCGCTTGCGCCTTCGTGTCGTGTATTGATCCTGGACCATATCTAGTCACGTCGCCGCCGTTTGTAATGCAAATTCTGCAATAATCAATCAATCGGACGAGAACCCGAACGGAACGCTGAGCCGCCGGTAGTCGTCTGGAAGCAGTTCACGGCCGATCGGAAGTTCAGATCGCGCGG is from Afipia massiliensis and encodes:
- a CDS encoding DUF4170 domain-containing protein, with the translated sequence MSGSNFWVIGGEFGSMNFHKLVEGSAQVQGPFKTRKEAEDAWRVVSEENRHRAGVRFSIVEEPQRTSST